Proteins encoded within one genomic window of Microcaecilia unicolor unplaced genomic scaffold, aMicUni1.1, whole genome shotgun sequence:
- the LOC115459240 gene encoding serine/threonine-protein kinase Nek3-like → MEGYTVLRVIGEGTFGRALLVHHERSGQDYVMKEIRLPKSAGAIQNCRQEAVLLAKMKHPNIVAFLESFEADGHLHIVMEYCDGGDLLQTVKRQRGKLFPEEKILHWFVQMCLAVQHIHDQLVLHRDIKSKNIFLTQSGTVKLGDFGSARLLRSSMAYARTYVGTPYYVPPEIWENLPYNNKSDIWSLGCVLYELCTLKHPFQANGWKNLILKICQGSYSPLPTQYSYELHYLMKQMFKRSPKHRPSVTTILTRGHLAKLIRRCMPAEITVEIEQQVKKEFRGQKDKIQVKKDRETSAKDKNVPGPRKQHWDREPPSTVLNVLQNASLLASSTAEEEEDSEETPTGSCIRKYGEEKARRRWVRKPPETLLNILENADISLAFQTYTVYKP, encoded by the exons ATGGAGGGGTACACAGTCCTGAGGGTGATTGGAGAAGGCACGTTTGGGAGAGCTCTTCTAGTCCACCATGAGAGAAGTGGTCAAGATTATGTCATGAAGGAAATAAGGCTCCCCAAG TCTGCAGGTGCCATCCAGAATTGCAGGCAGGAAGCTGTTCTTTTAGCTAAAATGAAGCACCCCAATATCGTTGCCTTCTTGGAGTCTTTCGAAG CTGACGGTCACCTCCATATAGTGATGGAGTACTGCGATGGTGGGGACCTCCTGCAGACAGTTAAAAGGCAGAGAGGAAAGCTGTTTCCTGAAGAAAAG ATACTTCATTGGTTTGTACAAATGTGCCTTGCTGTGCAACATATTCATGACCAACTAGTGCTGCATAGAGACATCAAGTCCAAG AATATATTTCTCACCCAGAGTGGAACTGTAAAATTGGGAGACTTTGGATCTGCGCGGCTTCTTCGCAG TTCGATGGCCTATGCTCGTACCTATGTTGGAACACCTTATTATGTGCCTCCAGAAATCTGGGAGAACCTGCCTTACAATAACAAAAG TGACATCTGGTCCTTAGGATGTGTTTTATATGAACTCTGCACTCTAAAGCATCCA TTCCAGGCAAATGGTTGGAAGAATCTCATTCTTAAGATTTGTCAGGGCTCCTACAGTCCACTTCCAACGCAGTACTCCTATGAGCTGCACTACCTCATGAAACAGATGTTCAAGAGAAGTCCTAAGCACCGTCCTTCAGTGACCACAATCCTCACCCGAGGCCACCTAGCAAAGCTCATCCGAAGATGCATGCCAGCAGAG ATCACAGTTGAGATAGAACAACAAGTGAAAAAGGAATTCAGAGGACAAAAGGACAAAATTCAAGTGAAAAAGG ACAGGGAGACTTCTGCAAAAGACAAAAATGTCCCAGGACCTAGAAAGCAACACTGGGACAGGGAGCCTCCCAGCACAGTTTTGAATGTTCTGCAAAATGCTTCTCTCCTTGCATCCAgcacagcagaggaggaggaagacagtgaGGAGACACCAACAG GTAGCTGCATTAGAAAGTACGGTGAAGAAAAGGCCCGGAGGCGTTGGGTCCGGAAGCCCCCAGAAACCTTGCTGAACATATTGGAGAATGCAGACATTAGCTTGGCGTTTCAGACCTACACTGTGTATAAACCAG